The Longimicrobiales bacterium genome has a segment encoding these proteins:
- the fabG gene encoding 3-oxoacyl-ACP reductase FabG: MREKPAQPGDGGVRVADRDDGYAVEQLLAEVGEETRPQPVGLHSDLRGHGAIVTGGGRGIGRAIVLELARHGVHVAFNYIDDGTGSSRRDAEITLKQVRQLEVTAYCRECDVRDASEAKAFVDESLDALGNLHILVNNAGIARDRALWRMEEDEWRDVIDTNLTGAFNMIRAVAPTMRAQQHGKIVNISSVHGLRSEFGLANYAASKAGLIGLTHSAAVELGPSNVNVNAVAPGYIRTTRLTEGVSPEVLDRARERSVLGRLGDPQDVAHVVVFLCSEKARHVTGAVIPIDGGYML, encoded by the coding sequence GTGAGAGAGAAGCCCGCGCAGCCCGGCGACGGCGGCGTGCGCGTCGCCGACCGTGACGACGGCTACGCGGTCGAGCAGCTGCTCGCGGAGGTCGGCGAGGAAACCCGGCCGCAGCCAGTGGGGCTGCACTCCGACCTGCGGGGGCATGGCGCGATCGTGACGGGCGGCGGCCGCGGCATCGGGCGCGCCATCGTGCTCGAGCTGGCGCGCCACGGCGTGCACGTCGCGTTCAACTACATCGACGACGGCACGGGCAGCAGCCGCCGCGACGCCGAGATCACGCTGAAGCAGGTGCGCCAGCTCGAGGTCACCGCGTACTGCCGCGAGTGCGACGTGCGGGACGCTTCGGAGGCGAAGGCGTTCGTCGACGAGTCGCTGGACGCGCTCGGCAACCTGCACATCCTCGTCAACAACGCCGGCATCGCGCGCGACCGTGCGCTCTGGCGCATGGAAGAGGACGAGTGGCGCGACGTGATCGACACGAATCTCACGGGCGCGTTCAACATGATCCGCGCGGTCGCACCGACGATGCGGGCGCAGCAGCACGGCAAGATCGTGAACATCTCGTCGGTGCACGGGCTGCGGAGCGAGTTCGGCCTCGCCAACTACGCGGCGTCCAAGGCGGGGCTGATCGGGCTCACGCACTCGGCCGCGGTCGAGCTCGGGCCGTCCAACGTGAACGTCAACGCGGTTGCGCCGGGATACATCCGCACGACACGCCTGACCGAGGGCGTTTCCCCGGAGGTGCTCGACCGCGCGCGCGAGCGCAGCGTGCTGGGACGACTGGGCGATCCGCAGGACGTGGCGCACGTCGTCGTGTTCCTGTGCTCGGAAAAGGCGCGGCACGTGACGGGCGCGGTGATCCCGATCGACGGCGGTTACATGCTGTGA
- a CDS encoding PstS family phosphate ABC transporter substrate-binding protein: MRTATGLVLATAFLAACGGDRAGGDGTGVSGAIAVDGSSTVYPITEAVAEEFGLETGGDVRVTVGVSGTGGGFKRFCAGETDISNASRPIKESEAADCAANGVEYTELTVGIDGLTVAVNNANEFAQCLTVEELRSIWEPGSTINNWSQVRAGFPDQELALYGPGTNSGTFDYFTEEVIGEQGASRGDYTASEDDNVLVQGVEGDPNALGYFGYAYYIENAERMKAVGIDSGNGCVLPNDQTVAGGTYTPLSRPLMIYVNNAKLQQPHVAEFVRFYLESSAELVPQVGYVALEADRYQQELAKLPQTTGVTQP, translated from the coding sequence ATGAGAACAGCAACGGGACTCGTGCTCGCTACGGCGTTTCTTGCGGCCTGCGGGGGCGACCGCGCGGGCGGCGATGGTACCGGTGTGAGCGGGGCGATCGCCGTGGACGGCTCGAGCACGGTCTATCCGATCACCGAGGCGGTCGCAGAGGAGTTCGGCCTCGAGACCGGCGGCGATGTGCGGGTGACGGTCGGTGTGTCCGGCACCGGCGGTGGCTTCAAGCGCTTCTGTGCAGGCGAGACCGACATCAGCAACGCGTCGCGGCCGATCAAGGAGTCGGAGGCGGCGGACTGCGCGGCGAACGGCGTCGAGTACACGGAGCTGACCGTCGGCATCGACGGGCTCACCGTGGCCGTGAACAATGCAAACGAGTTCGCGCAGTGCCTGACGGTGGAGGAGCTTCGCAGCATCTGGGAGCCCGGCAGCACGATCAACAACTGGTCGCAGGTGCGGGCCGGTTTCCCGGACCAGGAGCTCGCGCTGTACGGGCCCGGCACGAACAGCGGGACGTTCGACTACTTCACGGAAGAAGTCATCGGGGAGCAGGGCGCGAGCCGCGGCGACTACACGGCGTCGGAGGACGACAACGTGCTCGTGCAGGGCGTCGAGGGTGATCCGAACGCGCTGGGCTATTTCGGCTACGCGTACTACATCGAGAACGCGGAGCGGATGAAGGCGGTCGGCATCGACAGCGGCAACGGCTGCGTGCTGCCGAACGACCAGACAGTGGCCGGCGGCACGTACACGCCGCTTTCGCGGCCGCTCATGATCTACGTGAACAACGCGAAGCTGCAGCAGCCGCACGTCGCGGAGTTCGTCCGCTTCTACCTCGAAAGCTCCGCGGAGCTGGTGCCGCAGGTGGGGTACGTCGCGCTCGAGGCGGACCGCTACCAGCAGGAGCTCGCGAAGCTGCCGCAGACGACCGGTGTCACGCAGCCCTGA
- a CDS encoding enoyl-CoA hydratase/isomerase family protein codes for MSRWVRLDVEDQWATLWLDRESEHLLTIGMMEEINEALHSLRDGESPEVLVVRGANGNFSEGWDLKEHGQRRVQRMLQIYARIFETLRMMDVISIAAVEGRAWGAGFELALGCNLIVAADDASFALPQVAQGLIPPVAAAILPRIAPRRKAMEWTLTGEAIDAQQLAAFGVVNRVFPARSFDERLAAFVSELTSKSGPVLQLAKRAQMEAYYATFPQAIASIQSLYLRDLMELQDAREGPKAVREGRDPVWKNA; via the coding sequence ATGTCCCGATGGGTGCGGCTGGATGTGGAAGATCAGTGGGCGACGCTCTGGCTCGACCGGGAGTCGGAGCATCTGCTCACGATCGGGATGATGGAGGAGATCAACGAGGCGCTGCATTCGCTGCGTGACGGGGAGTCCCCCGAGGTGCTGGTGGTGCGCGGTGCAAACGGCAACTTCTCCGAGGGATGGGACCTGAAGGAGCACGGGCAGCGGCGTGTGCAGCGCATGCTGCAGATCTATGCGCGCATCTTCGAGACGCTGCGCATGATGGACGTGATCTCGATTGCGGCGGTGGAGGGACGTGCGTGGGGCGCGGGGTTCGAGCTGGCACTGGGCTGCAACCTGATCGTGGCGGCGGATGATGCGTCGTTCGCGCTGCCGCAGGTCGCGCAGGGGCTGATCCCGCCGGTCGCCGCGGCGATCCTGCCGCGCATCGCGCCGCGTCGCAAGGCGATGGAATGGACGCTGACGGGCGAGGCGATCGATGCGCAGCAGCTCGCGGCGTTCGGCGTCGTGAACCGTGTCTTCCCGGCCCGCTCCTTCGACGAGCGGCTGGCCGCGTTCGTGAGTGAGCTGACCAGCAAGAGCGGGCCTGTGCTGCAGCTCGCGAAGCGCGCGCAGATGGAGGCGTACTACGCCACCTTCCCGCAGGCGATCGCATCGATCCAGTCGCTCTACCTGCGCGACCTGATGGAGCTGCAGGATGCCAGGGAAGGGCCGAAGGCCGTGCGTGAAGGACGCGACCCGGTGTGGAAGAACGCATGA
- the phoU gene encoding phosphate signaling complex protein PhoU gives MSMRHFHEELDRLKGALVEMAGRAERLVQLAVEALLTRDVERARKVIEGDEAINELELRIDDGAISLLALQQPMAKDLRLITMAMKISNDLERVGDHAVNIAEAVRFLVEAPPFPVMPELEEMTRVSTEMLAQALDAFIRRDSEQARRVTAMDDRVDELHDNNFRILLTHMMEDPRKITAGMDLLLVSGNLERIADLATNVSEDVVYLVEGRTIKHHSLQRGDTPPAA, from the coding sequence ATGAGCATGCGTCATTTCCACGAGGAGCTCGATCGACTCAAGGGTGCCCTTGTCGAGATGGCCGGTCGTGCCGAGCGGCTCGTGCAGCTGGCCGTTGAGGCGCTGCTCACGCGCGACGTGGAGCGCGCCCGCAAGGTCATCGAAGGCGATGAGGCCATCAACGAGCTCGAGCTGCGGATCGACGACGGCGCAATCAGCCTCCTGGCCCTGCAGCAGCCCATGGCCAAGGACCTGCGCCTGATCACCATGGCAATGAAGATCTCCAACGACCTGGAGCGCGTCGGCGACCACGCAGTGAACATCGCCGAGGCCGTGCGGTTCCTCGTCGAGGCGCCGCCATTTCCGGTCATGCCCGAGCTGGAGGAGATGACCCGCGTCTCCACCGAGATGCTGGCACAGGCGCTGGACGCATTCATCCGCCGTGACAGCGAGCAGGCGCGACGCGTCACAGCCATGGACGACCGCGTCGACGAGCTGCACGACAACAATTTCCGCATCCTCCTCACCCACATGATGGAGGATCCGCGCAAGATCACGGCAGGCATGGACCTGCTGCTCGTGTCCGGCAACCTCGAGCGCATTGCGGACCTCGCGACCAACGTCTCCGAGGACGTGGTATACCTGGTCGAGGGTCGCACCATCAAGCACCACTCGCTCCAGCGCGGCGACACGCCGCCAGCCGCATAG
- the pstB gene encoding phosphate ABC transporter ATP-binding protein PstB, whose product MQDTTGSPTGTVNREATRPDGGPDRRQGPVIVPPGDIELETRDLSVLYGDTRAVKHISISIPDRRVVAFIGPSGCGKSTLLRCFNRMNDLIPGARIEGEAVFHGENLYGPGVDPVDVRRRIGMVFQKPNPFPKSIYDNIAFGPRINGFRGNMDELVERSLRQAALWDEVKDRLDASALALSGGQQQRLCIARALAVEPEVLLMDEPASALDPIATQKIEDLIYELKQDYTVVIVTHNMQQAARVSDYTAFLYMGELIEYGPTEQLFTNPREDRTEAYITGRFG is encoded by the coding sequence ATGCAGGACACGACAGGCAGCCCGACGGGCACCGTGAACAGAGAGGCCACGCGCCCGGACGGCGGACCCGACCGGCGACAGGGGCCGGTGATCGTGCCGCCCGGCGACATCGAGCTGGAAACGCGCGACCTTTCCGTGCTGTACGGCGACACGCGCGCGGTCAAGCACATCTCGATCAGCATCCCGGATCGCCGCGTGGTGGCGTTCATCGGGCCGTCCGGCTGCGGCAAGAGCACGCTGCTGCGCTGCTTCAACCGCATGAACGACCTGATTCCCGGGGCGCGCATCGAGGGCGAGGCGGTCTTCCACGGAGAGAACCTGTACGGCCCCGGCGTCGACCCGGTCGACGTGCGGCGCCGCATCGGGATGGTGTTCCAGAAGCCCAATCCGTTCCCGAAGTCGATCTACGACAACATCGCCTTCGGCCCGCGCATCAACGGCTTCCGGGGCAACATGGACGAGCTGGTGGAGCGCTCGCTGCGGCAGGCAGCGCTCTGGGACGAGGTGAAAGACCGGCTGGACGCGAGCGCGCTCGCGCTTTCCGGCGGCCAGCAGCAGCGGCTCTGCATCGCGCGCGCGCTCGCCGTCGAGCCCGAGGTTCTGCTCATGGACGAGCCGGCTTCCGCGCTCGACCCGATCGCGACGCAGAAGATCGAGGACCTGATCTACGAGCTGAAGCAGGACTACACGGTCGTCATCGTAACCCATAATATGCAGCAGGCCGCGCGCGTCTCGGACTACACGGCCTTCCTCTACATGGGTGAGCTGATCGAGTACGGCCCCACCGAGCAGCTCTTCACGAACCCCCGCGAGGACCGGACGGAAGCCTATATCACCGGGAGATTCGGATGA
- the pstC gene encoding phosphate ABC transporter permease subunit PstC — MSRSPDERHAPRPDPVAVDRDEGSTTPEQRDDSAALLQGVVPPGGAASAGGSFRDAAALRRRRKGRERAIGGVLVAFSTISILTTVGIVLVLVIEAASFFTHVSVIDFLFGTKWMPLFRPQSFGVLPLLMGSILVAAGAAIVALPVGLASAIYLSEYAHARVRAVVKPILEILAGVPTVVYGYFALTFVTPLLRQVWPETEIFNGASAAIVMGIMIIPLVSSLSEDAMSAVPRALREGAYALGATRFEVATRTVVPAALSGIVASFILAISRAIGETMIVTIAAGATPSMSLNPLKAVQTMTAYIAQTSMGEAAHGSVEYQTIFAVGLTLFAVTLLMNVISIWVLKRYREVYE, encoded by the coding sequence GTGTCACGCAGCCCTGACGAGCGGCACGCACCGCGCCCCGATCCGGTCGCCGTGGACCGTGACGAGGGGAGCACCACCCCGGAGCAGCGCGATGACAGTGCCGCGCTGCTCCAGGGCGTCGTGCCGCCCGGCGGTGCCGCGAGCGCGGGAGGCAGCTTCCGCGACGCCGCGGCGCTGCGCCGTCGCCGCAAGGGTCGTGAGCGTGCCATCGGCGGCGTCCTCGTCGCATTCAGCACGATCTCCATTCTCACGACGGTCGGCATCGTGCTCGTGCTCGTGATCGAGGCCGCGAGCTTCTTCACGCACGTCTCGGTCATCGACTTCCTGTTCGGCACGAAGTGGATGCCGCTCTTCCGGCCGCAGAGCTTCGGCGTGCTGCCGCTGCTCATGGGCTCGATCCTGGTGGCGGCCGGCGCCGCGATCGTTGCACTGCCGGTGGGCCTCGCGAGCGCGATCTACCTGAGCGAGTACGCGCATGCCAGGGTGCGCGCAGTGGTCAAGCCGATCCTCGAGATCCTGGCCGGCGTGCCCACCGTCGTGTACGGCTACTTCGCGCTCACGTTCGTGACGCCGCTGCTGCGGCAGGTCTGGCCGGAGACGGAGATCTTCAACGGCGCGAGCGCGGCTATCGTCATGGGCATCATGATCATCCCGCTGGTCTCGTCGCTCTCGGAAGACGCCATGAGTGCGGTGCCGCGCGCGCTGCGCGAGGGCGCATATGCACTGGGAGCGACGCGCTTCGAGGTCGCCACGCGGACGGTGGTGCCGGCCGCGCTGTCCGGCATCGTCGCATCCTTCATCCTCGCGATTTCGCGTGCGATCGGCGAGACGATGATCGTCACGATCGCGGCAGGGGCGACGCCGAGCATGTCGCTCAACCCGCTGAAGGCGGTCCAGACGATGACCGCCTACATCGCACAGACCTCGATGGGCGAGGCCGCCCACGGCTCGGTCGAGTACCAGACCATCTTCGCGGTCGGGCTGACTCTGTTTGCCGTGACACTGCTCATGAACGTCATCAGCATCTGGGTGCTGAAGCGGTACCGCGAGGTGTACGAGTGA
- the pstA gene encoding phosphate ABC transporter permease PstA produces the protein MSTQAPAPAHHPSAQRDPSRFAPRIARRHRIGNAAFVLFLAATLVGLVFLVILLVDIWSDGAGRLTADFLRNPPSRLTTRAGIWPALIGSIWVLLLTAVVAFPLGVGTAIWLEEYAPNNRLTGIIEANIANLAGVPSIVYGILGLAVFVRALAMGRSVLAGALTLALLILPVVIIASQEAIRAVPGSLRLGSYALGATRWETIRHHVLPHAMPGILTGTILALSRAVGEAAPLLLVGAVGFVQFAPRGLQDAFTVIPIQIFNWTSRPQAEFQELAAAGSIVLLVLLLAMNAVAILLRNRYAKRR, from the coding sequence GTGAGCACGCAGGCCCCCGCACCCGCGCATCATCCCTCTGCGCAGCGGGATCCGTCCCGCTTCGCGCCACGCATCGCGCGACGGCACCGCATCGGCAACGCGGCGTTCGTGCTGTTTCTCGCCGCGACACTCGTCGGACTGGTGTTCCTGGTCATTCTGCTGGTCGACATCTGGAGCGACGGGGCGGGGCGGCTGACCGCGGACTTCCTGCGCAATCCGCCCTCGCGGCTGACCACGCGGGCCGGCATCTGGCCGGCGCTCATCGGCTCCATATGGGTGCTGCTGCTGACGGCCGTGGTCGCGTTCCCGCTGGGCGTGGGCACCGCGATCTGGCTGGAGGAGTACGCGCCGAACAACCGGCTGACGGGCATCATCGAGGCGAACATCGCCAACCTCGCCGGTGTGCCGTCGATCGTATACGGCATCCTCGGCCTGGCCGTGTTCGTCCGCGCACTCGCAATGGGCCGGAGCGTACTCGCGGGCGCGCTCACCCTTGCGCTGCTGATCCTGCCGGTCGTGATCATCGCATCACAGGAGGCGATCCGCGCGGTGCCGGGCTCCCTGCGACTCGGCTCGTACGCGCTCGGCGCCACGCGCTGGGAGACGATCCGGCATCACGTGCTGCCGCACGCCATGCCGGGCATCCTGACCGGAACGATCCTGGCGCTTTCGCGGGCCGTGGGCGAGGCGGCGCCGCTGCTGCTGGTCGGGGCCGTCGGCTTCGTGCAGTTCGCGCCGCGCGGGCTGCAGGACGCGTTCACGGTCATCCCGATCCAGATCTTCAACTGGACGTCCCGGCCGCAGGCCGAATTCCAGGAACTTGCCGCCGCGGGCAGCATCGTGCTGCTCGTACTGCTGCTGGCGATGAACGCGGTCGCGATTCTGCTGCGCAACCGCTACGCGAAGAGGCGTTGA